From a region of the Oryzias melastigma strain HK-1 linkage group LG4, ASM292280v2, whole genome shotgun sequence genome:
- the ddx10 gene encoding probable ATP-dependent RNA helicase DDX10, whose protein sequence is MGKRPKSSGTKPASSESLTGIAVKNFEKWKKRYNKKKSRVKRERAQKKKPDWQVEREYIQNLVRKYEDVDSNQVVKFSDFPISKKTLLGLQESQFRQPTEIQRQTIGLALRGKDVLGAAKTGSGKTLAFLIPVLECLYRQQWSSMDGLGALIISPTRELAYQTFEVLRKVGKNHEFSAGLVIGGKDLQTEAERIPRTNIVVCTPGRLLQHMDQTACFHASGLLMLVLDEADRILDMGFADTLNAIVENLPRTRQTLLFSATQTKSVKDLARLSLKDPEYVWVHEKARFSTPASLEQSYVVCELHQKVDLLFSFIRGHLTRKIIVFFSCCKQVQYLFRTFCRLRPGMPVLALHGRQQQVKRVEVYNDFVRKQNAVLFATDIAARGLDFPAVNWVLQFDCPEDADTYIHRVGRTARYKEGGEALLLLLPSEEEAMVAQLQEKKVPINKIQVNPEKLQSVQQKLEAFLAQEKEQKERAQRCFVSYLRSVHLMKNKAVFDVSKLNINQYALSLGLAVAPRVRFLHKTHVQEKKEEEEEEDEEEEDLRSFKARLKGNSSPEENRDSDSENSEEDEEDGSEEDVQSEDEDEEDLRDLDLLTVKRKDVFGLDPQSSDEADGVPKKRGMAKETKFKEAKKVLKRNFKVNTKVTFNEEGGAVQVWPPVQRKAAGEEEEEEKEEESGINVEKAKERLKREDEEFDKQEYSRKVKAKHRERRLKEREARREASKRGRRQEDEEEDEVVAYLANQSDDEFDPSSLPDPDKLQPSEEEEEEEEEEDRGSAKHSHRVEDDEEEELTPEKKIKMDEEEPPALDTGLTLAEDEELVLQLLRGQR, encoded by the exons ATGGGGAAACGACCGAAGTCCTCCGGGACCAAACCCGCATCTTCGGAGAGCTTGACAGGGATCGCGGTCAAGAACTTCGAGAAATGGAAGAAAAGGtacaacaaaaagaaatctCGAGTCAAACGCGAGCGTgcgcagaagaagaagccagACTGGCAGGTGGAACGCGAGTATATCCAGAACCTGGTTCGCAAGTATGAGGACGTGGACTCGAACCAGGTGGTGAAGTTCTCTGACTTTCCCATCTCCAAAAAGACTCTCCTGGGCCTGCAGGAGTCCCAGTTCCGACAGCCCACCGAGATTCAGAGGCAGACCATTGGGCTCGCCCTGCGGGGCAAAGACGTGCTGGGGGCGGCCAAGACCGGCTCCGGTAAGACCCTTGCCTTCCTCATCCCGGTGCTGGAGTGCCTGTACCGGCAGCAGTGGAGCTCCATGGACGGCCTGGGCGCCCTCATCATCTCCCCCACCAGGGAGCTCGCTTACCAGACCTTCGAGGTCCTCCGTAAGGTCGGCAAGAACCACGAGTTCTCTGCGGGGCTGGTCATCGGTGGTAAGGACCTGCAGACCGAGGCGGAGCGGATCCCTCGCACCAACATCGTAGTCTGCACCCCGGGCCGGCTGCTGCAGCACATGGACCAGACCGCCTGCTTCCACGCCAGCGGGCTCCTCATGCTGGTTCTGGACGAGGCGGACCGGATCCTAGATATGGGCTTCGCGGACACGCTGAACGCCATCGTGGAGAACCTGCCCCGGACCCGGCAGACGCTGCTGTTCTCTGCCACGCAGACCAAGTCCGTGAAAGACCTGGCCCGGCTCAGCCTCAAAGACCCAGAGTACGTCTGGGTCCACGAGAAGGCCCGGTTCAGCACGCCTGCCTCGCTGGAGCAGAGCTACGTGGTGTGTGAGCTCCACCAGAAGGTGGACCTGCTCTTCTCCTTCATCCGAGGACACCTGACCCGGAAGATCATCGTCTTCTTCTCCTGCTGCAAACAG GTGCAGTACCTGTTCCGGACCTTCTGCCGCCTTCGACCCGGCATGCCGGTTCTGGCTCTGCACGGCCGGCAGCAACAGGTGAAGCGGGTTGAGGTCTACAACGACTTTGTCCGGAAGCAGAACGCCGTGCTGTTCGCCACTGACATCGCTGCCAGAGGTCTGGACTTCCCCGCCGTCAACTGGGTTCTGCAGTTTGACTGTCCAGAGGATGCAGACACCTACATCCACAGGGTGGGCCGCACGGCCCGCTACAAGGAGGGCGGGGAGgcgctgctcctgctgctgcccTCTGAGGAGGAGGCCATGGTGgcgcagctgcaggagaaaaaggTCCCCATTAACAAGATCCAG GTGAACCCCGAGAAGCTGCAGAGCGTCCAGCAGAAGCTGGAGGCCTTCCTGGCACAGGAGAAGGAGCAGAAGGAGCGGGCTCAGCGCTGTTTTGTCTCCTACCTGCGCTCTGTCCACCTGATGAAGAACAAAGCCGTGTTTGACGTCTCCAAACTCAACATCAACCAGTACGCCCTGTCGCTGGGGCTTGCCGTGGCGCCACGGGTACGCTTTCTGCATAAAACTCATGtacaagaaaagaaagaagaggaggaggaggaggatgaagaggaggaggatctGCGCAGCTTCAAGGCCCGCCTCAAAGGAAACTCTTCTCCAGAAGAGAACCGAGACTCAGACTCAGAGAACagtgaagaggatgaagaggatggAAGTGAGGAAGATGTGCAGTCTGAggatgaagacgaggaggacCTCCGAGACCTGGACCTTCTGACGGTCAAAAGAAAAGATGTGTTCGGTCTGGACCCGCAGAGCTCAGACGAAGCCGACGGCGTCCCGAAGAAGAGGGGTATGGCCAAAGAGACAAAGTTCAAAGAAGCCAAAAAGGTTCTGAAGAGGAACTTTAAGGTGAACACCAAGGTGACCTTCAACGAGGAGGGAGGGGCCGTGCAGGTGTGGCCACCGGTTCAGCGTAAGGCTGCtggcgaggaggaggaagaggagaaagaggaggagtcGGGAATCAATGTGGAGAAGGCCAAGGAGAGGCTGAAGAGGGAGGATGAGGAGTTTGACAAGCAGGAGTACAGCCGCAAGGTGAAGGCCAAGCACAGGGAGAGGAGGCTGAAGGAGAGGGAAGCGCGGCGCGAGGCCAGCAAGCGTGGAAGGCGCCAAGAGGACGAAGAGGAGGACGAGGTTGTGGCCTACCTGGCCAATCAGAGCGACGACGAGTTTGACCCCAGCTCTCTGCCGGACCCAGACAAGCTGCAGCCttcagaagaggaggaggaggaagaggaggaggaggacaggggCTCTGCCAAACATTCACACAGGgttgaagatgatgaagaggaggagctcaCACCAGAGAAGAAGATTAAAATGGATGAGGAGGAGCCCCCAGCTCTGGACACTGGTCTGACTCTGGCTGAGGATGAGGAGCTGGTCCTCCAGCTGCTGAGAGGACAAAGGTAG